Proteins from one Cydia fagiglandana chromosome 13, ilCydFagi1.1, whole genome shotgun sequence genomic window:
- the LOC134670350 gene encoding protein yippee-like isoform X2 → MREGLTNRGVAGEGAARTPVKTFQAYLPPAHRTYSCIHCRAHLASHDELISKSFQGSQGRAYLFNSVVNVGCGPAEERVLLTGLHAVADIYCECCKTMLGWKYEHAFESSQKYKEGKFIIELAHMVKENGWD, encoded by the exons ATGCGTGAGGGGCTGACTAACCGTGGCGTGGCAGGCGAGGGCGCGGCCCGGACGCCGGTCAAGACGTTCCAGGCGTACCTCCCGCCGGCGCACCGGACCTACAGCTGCATACACTGCCGCGCGCACCTGGCCAGCCATGACGAGCTTATATCTAAG TCGTTCCAAGGCAGCCAGGGGCGCGCGTACTTGTTTAATTCAGT TGTGAACGTGGGCTGCGGGCCAGCGGAGGAGCGCGTCTTGCTCACGGGGCTCCACGCCGTCGCCGACATCTACTGCGAGTGCTGCAAAACCATGCTCGGCTGGAAATAC GAGCACGCCTTCGAATCCAGCCAGAAGTATAAAGAGGGCAAGTTCATAATAGAACTGGCTCACATGGTGAAAGAGAACGGGTGGGATTAG
- the LOC134670350 gene encoding protein yippee-like isoform X1, giving the protein MWAAGGCCSRQAGEGAARTPVKTFQAYLPPAHRTYSCIHCRAHLASHDELISKSFQGSQGRAYLFNSVVNVGCGPAEERVLLTGLHAVADIYCECCKTMLGWKYEHAFESSQKYKEGKFIIELAHMVKENGWD; this is encoded by the exons GCGAGGGCGCGGCCCGGACGCCGGTCAAGACGTTCCAGGCGTACCTCCCGCCGGCGCACCGGACCTACAGCTGCATACACTGCCGCGCGCACCTGGCCAGCCATGACGAGCTTATATCTAAG TCGTTCCAAGGCAGCCAGGGGCGCGCGTACTTGTTTAATTCAGT TGTGAACGTGGGCTGCGGGCCAGCGGAGGAGCGCGTCTTGCTCACGGGGCTCCACGCCGTCGCCGACATCTACTGCGAGTGCTGCAAAACCATGCTCGGCTGGAAATAC GAGCACGCCTTCGAATCCAGCCAGAAGTATAAAGAGGGCAAGTTCATAATAGAACTGGCTCACATGGTGAAAGAGAACGGGTGGGATTAG